DNA sequence from the Acidobacteriota bacterium genome:
ACGCGCGACCACACAGAGCGCGCGCTCGGCGCATTTGGCGTCAGTGTTGAGGTTGGGCCCGGGATGGTGGCTATGACTGGAGGCCAGCGGCCATCGGCAGCGAGGATCAACGTGCCCGGCGATCCATCCTCCGCGGCCTTCTGGGCGGTGGCGGCCGCCGCGCTGCCCGGCTCGTCGATCGACATTCGGGATGTCGGCCTGAATCCCACGCGAATCGGATTCCTCCGGGTTCTCCAACGGTTCGGAGCGGCTGTCGCCACCATGGAGTCGTTGGAGGCTGACGCCGAAGCGAGAGGCACCATTCGCGTGTCGCATCGGACACTGGGCGACGTCGTGGTGGACGCATCGGAAGTCCCCGGCCTCATCGACGAACTGCCGGCGCTGGCGGCACTGGCCACGCACGGCGGACGATTCTCGGTGACGGGCGCGGCTGAATTGCGCGTCAAGGAAAGTGACAGGATCTCGGCGCTTGCGTGCGGGCTGCGGCTGATGGGTGCCGACATCGAAGAGACCCCCGATGGATTCCGCATCGACGGTGCGTCACGGCTTCGCGGCGGGGCCGTCGACGCGGTTGGCGATCACAGGCTGGCGATGGCGTTCGCGATTGCCGCGCTTGGTGCCACGGGGCCGACCACGATTGCCGGAGCCGACGCGGTCTCAGTCTCGTACCCTGGCTTTTTTGATGTCCTCGAGAGCATGTGTGCATGAGAGCCGACAAGGTCTATCTGGTCGGGTTCATGGGCGCCGGCAAGACGTCACTCGCCCGCGAATTGGCACGGCGGCTCGACTGGAAGGTCGAAGATGTCGACGATCGCATCGAGTCGCACGAACGGCGCACGGTCAGGGAGATCTTCGCCCAGAGCGGTGAGACGCATTTTCGGATGATTGAGCGTCTCGTGGTCCGGGATCTCCTGCCGCTGCGCCACGTCGTGGTCGCGACTGGCGGCGGCACGTTCGTCGATGCGGACAACCGGGCGGCGATCATGGCGGACGGGACGGTCTTCTGGCTGGACGTTCCGTTTCAGGTCCTGCTCGATCGCATCCCGCTCGACGGGAGCAGGCCGCTGGCCCCCAACCGGACGCAGATGGAACAGCTCTATCTGATGCGCCTCGCCGCATACGTGCAGGCGCACGTCAGACTGGACGGCGCGCGACAGTCAGTCGGAGAGTTGGCGGATGTCATCATCGAATGGCTTGGCGCGTAGGCCTCACCATTCGTCGACCATTCGGGATAGCGGCGGAGACAGATGCGATACCTGGTGCTGGCTGATATCCACGCGAATCTTTCCGCCCTCGAGGCCGTCCTGGTCGACGCGCAACTTCGAGGGTTTGATCAGATCCTGTTGCTGGGCGATCTGGTCGGGTACGGGGCGCAGCCCAATGAAGTGCTCGACCGACTTGCCAGCCTTCCAGTCGCTGCCGCGATTCGTGGCAACCACGACAAGGTCGCTGCGGGCCTGGACGATGCCGATGCGTTCAATGCCGTGGCGAAACAAGTTGCCGAATGGACGCAGCACGCGTTGACGCCACCCCATGCGATCTTCATCCGGGCGCTTCGGCAGGGACCG
Encoded proteins:
- the aroA gene encoding 3-phosphoshikimate 1-carboxyvinyltransferase: MTPGHTITVRPVRRISGVVRVPGDKSISHRALILAALAAGRSEIVNLAPGDDCRATLDCLRRLGVGASAAASPDDGNNCRWLIDGVGLSGLRPASDGLDAQNSGTTARMLMGALAASAFSTRISGDGSLQRRPMRRVVEPLSLMGAHIETSDGRLPATVTGSPLHGIDYSVPVPSAQVKSAILLAGLSASGVTTVRESITTRDHTERALGAFGVSVEVGPGMVAMTGGQRPSAARINVPGDPSSAAFWAVAAAALPGSSIDIRDVGLNPTRIGFLRVLQRFGAAVATMESLEADAEARGTIRVSHRTLGDVVVDASEVPGLIDELPALAALATHGGRFSVTGAAELRVKESDRISALACGLRLMGADIEETPDGFRIDGASRLRGGAVDAVGDHRLAMAFAIAALGATGPTTIAGADAVSVSYPGFFDVLESMCA
- a CDS encoding shikimate kinase, producing the protein MRADKVYLVGFMGAGKTSLARELARRLDWKVEDVDDRIESHERRTVREIFAQSGETHFRMIERLVVRDLLPLRHVVVATGGGTFVDADNRAAIMADGTVFWLDVPFQVLLDRIPLDGSRPLAPNRTQMEQLYLMRLAAYVQAHVRLDGARQSVGELADVIIEWLGA